One Mycobacterium sp. SMC-4 DNA window includes the following coding sequences:
- the pepN gene encoding aminopeptidase N, which translates to MALPNLTREQAAARAAAVTVARYDIALDLTDGSGAPGERTFRSTTTVEFDALAGADTYLDLAADTVHRVTLNGVDVDVSAYDESAGIALTGLSEHNVVVVEADCLYSNTGEGLHRFVDPVDDEVYLYSQFETADAKRMFACFDQPDLKATFEVSVVAPAHWEVISNGATTSAEQDGPAKRHRFAVTPRMSTYLVALIAGPYARWDDAYCDEHGDIPLGIFCRKSLAQHMDADRLFTETKQGFGFYHDNLGVPYAFGKYDQLFVPEFNAGAMENAGAVTFLEDYVFRSKVTRASYERRAETVLHEMAHMWFGDLVTMQWWDDLWLNESFATFASVLCQAEATEYTEAWTTFANVEKSWAYRQDQLPSTHPVAADIPDLHAVEVNFDGITYAKGASVLKQLVAYVGLEPFLAGLRDYFRDHAFGNATFGDLLGALEKSSGRDLSGWGRQWLKTTGLNTLRPAFDVDEQGRFTRFTIEQGGAKPGAGETRVHRLAVGIYDQDASGKLVRVHREELDVEGTTTEVPAMQGVSRGKLILVNDDDLTYCSLRLDPDSLQTVLTRISDIAEPLPRTLAWSSAWEMTRDAELRARDFVALVISGLHAESEVGVAQRLLLQAQTALGSYADPAWAAENGWPAFGDALLDLARESAPGSDHQLAFVNALCTSVLSPNHVAVLSTLLDNEPAAVNLAGLVIDTDLRWRVVTALARAGVVDADGPQTPLIDAEAEADRTAAGRRQAAAAAAARPQASVKDAAWQQVVEDDTLANITARSIIGGFVAPGQGELLAPFRDRYFAAISGVWQRRSSEVAQTVVIGLYPSWDVSEDGLAAADRFLSDPEVPPALRRLVLEGRAGVERALRARRFDTP; encoded by the coding sequence GTGGCACTTCCTAATCTGACTCGCGAGCAGGCCGCCGCGCGCGCCGCCGCGGTGACCGTCGCCCGCTATGACATCGCCTTGGACCTCACCGATGGGTCCGGGGCCCCCGGTGAGCGGACCTTCCGCTCGACGACGACGGTGGAGTTCGACGCGCTCGCCGGCGCCGACACCTACCTCGACCTGGCCGCCGACACCGTTCACCGGGTGACCCTCAACGGTGTCGACGTCGACGTGTCGGCCTACGACGAGTCCGCCGGCATCGCCCTGACGGGCCTGTCGGAGCACAACGTCGTCGTCGTCGAGGCCGACTGCCTCTACTCCAACACCGGGGAGGGCCTGCATCGGTTCGTCGACCCCGTCGACGACGAGGTCTACCTGTACTCGCAGTTCGAAACCGCGGACGCCAAACGGATGTTCGCCTGTTTCGACCAGCCCGATCTGAAGGCCACCTTCGAGGTCAGCGTGGTCGCGCCGGCGCACTGGGAAGTGATCTCCAACGGGGCCACCACCAGCGCCGAGCAGGACGGTCCCGCCAAGCGGCACCGCTTCGCCGTCACCCCGCGAATGAGCACCTACCTGGTCGCGCTGATCGCCGGGCCCTATGCCCGGTGGGACGACGCCTACTGCGACGAGCACGGTGACATCCCGTTGGGGATCTTCTGCCGCAAGTCGCTGGCTCAACACATGGACGCCGATCGCCTGTTCACCGAAACCAAGCAAGGGTTCGGCTTCTACCACGACAATCTCGGTGTCCCGTACGCGTTCGGCAAGTACGACCAGCTCTTCGTACCGGAATTCAACGCCGGAGCCATGGAGAACGCGGGCGCAGTGACGTTCCTGGAGGACTACGTGTTCCGCAGCAAGGTCACGCGCGCGTCCTATGAACGCCGCGCCGAGACCGTGCTGCACGAGATGGCACACATGTGGTTCGGCGACCTGGTCACCATGCAATGGTGGGACGACCTGTGGCTCAACGAGTCCTTCGCGACGTTCGCGTCGGTGCTGTGCCAGGCCGAAGCCACCGAGTACACCGAGGCGTGGACGACGTTCGCCAACGTCGAGAAGTCCTGGGCCTACCGACAGGATCAGCTGCCCTCGACCCATCCGGTGGCCGCCGACATTCCCGATCTGCACGCCGTGGAGGTGAACTTCGACGGCATCACCTACGCCAAGGGCGCCAGTGTGCTCAAGCAATTGGTGGCATACGTCGGGTTGGAACCGTTCCTGGCCGGCTTGCGCGACTACTTCCGCGACCACGCATTCGGCAACGCAACGTTCGGCGACCTGCTCGGCGCGCTGGAGAAGTCCTCGGGCCGCGATCTGTCGGGCTGGGGACGGCAGTGGCTCAAGACGACCGGTCTGAACACGCTGCGACCGGCCTTCGACGTCGACGAGCAGGGCCGGTTCACCCGGTTCACCATCGAACAGGGCGGCGCCAAACCTGGAGCCGGTGAGACCCGTGTGCACCGGCTGGCGGTGGGCATCTACGACCAGGATGCGTCCGGCAAGTTGGTGCGGGTACATCGCGAGGAACTCGACGTCGAAGGCACGACCACTGAAGTGCCTGCGATGCAGGGTGTTTCGCGAGGAAAACTGATCCTGGTCAACGACGACGACCTGACCTACTGTTCGCTGCGATTGGACCCCGACTCGCTGCAGACGGTGCTGACGCGCATCTCCGACATCGCCGAGCCGCTGCCCCGCACGCTGGCGTGGTCGTCGGCGTGGGAGATGACCCGCGACGCCGAGTTGCGGGCCCGCGATTTCGTCGCTCTGGTGATCAGTGGGCTGCACGCCGAGTCGGAGGTCGGTGTCGCCCAGCGACTGCTGCTGCAGGCCCAGACCGCGCTGGGCTCCTACGCCGACCCGGCCTGGGCGGCCGAGAACGGGTGGCCGGCCTTCGGTGACGCACTGCTGGACCTGGCGCGCGAATCCGCACCGGGGTCCGACCACCAGCTCGCGTTCGTCAACGCGCTGTGCACGTCGGTGCTCTCCCCCAATCACGTCGCTGTGCTGTCGACGCTGCTCGACAACGAACCGGCCGCGGTCAACCTGGCCGGGCTGGTCATCGACACCGATCTGCGCTGGCGCGTGGTCACCGCGCTGGCCCGCGCCGGAGTCGTCGACGCCGACGGTCCGCAGACACCGTTGATCGACGCCGAGGCCGAGGCCGACCGCACCGCGGCCGGACGGCGTCAGGCCGCCGCCGCGGCAGCGGCCCGCCCGCAGGCCTCGGTCAAAGACGCTGCGTGGCAGCAGGTCGTCGAGGACGACACCCTGGCCAATATCACTGCCCGGTCCATCATCGGTGGTTTCGTGGCGCCTGGGCAGGGCGAACTGCTGGCACCGTTCCGCGATCGCTACTTCGCCGCCATCTCCGGGGTCTGGCAGCGTCGGTCAAGTGAGGTCGCGCAGACCGTGGTGATCGGGCTCTACCCGTCGTGGGATGTCAGCGAGGACGGCCTGGCCGCCGCGGATCGCTTCCTGTCCGATCCGGAGGTGCCACCGGCGCTGCGCCGACTGGTACTGGAGGGCCGCGCGGGTGTGGAGCGTGCGCTGCGGGCCCGCCGGTTCGACACCCCGTAG
- a CDS encoding DUF5130 domain-containing protein: MASGEVATAASTQLRELPYGAVVTTSGRISAVTEPGELSVHYPFPKMDLVVLDNALKFGSRAAKARFAVYIGDLGADTAATAREILARVPTPDNAVLLAVSPNQRAIEVVYGSEVKGRGIEDAAPLGVSAAAASFKDGNLIDGLISGVRVLSAGVSPR, encoded by the coding sequence GTGGCAAGTGGTGAGGTCGCGACAGCAGCATCAACTCAGCTGCGGGAACTGCCCTACGGCGCGGTGGTCACCACCAGTGGCCGGATCTCCGCGGTCACCGAGCCCGGTGAGCTGTCGGTGCACTACCCGTTCCCGAAGATGGACCTGGTCGTGCTCGACAACGCGCTGAAGTTCGGTTCGCGCGCGGCGAAGGCACGCTTCGCGGTGTACATCGGCGATCTGGGTGCCGACACCGCAGCCACCGCCCGCGAGATCTTGGCGCGCGTTCCGACCCCCGACAACGCGGTGCTGCTCGCCGTCTCGCCGAACCAGCGCGCGATCGAGGTCGTTTACGGCTCCGAGGTCAAGGGCCGCGGCATCGAGGACGCTGCTCCGCTGGGAGTTTCGGCGGCTGCCGCCTCCTTCAAGGACGGCAACCTGATCGACGGTCTGATCAGCGGCGTGCGGGTGTTGTCGGCGGGCGTTTCGCCCCGCTGA
- a CDS encoding HNH endonuclease, translated as MVAGNSRRARAARRRQRRVAAVVNDLTDGQWALIKAAWNGCAYCGATTGTMQRDCVMAISRGGRYTIDNVVPACAACNASKCNDEVTGWLRRKRLDERLFLQRYVRIRAELMLTVTEGAATVATDASRLP; from the coding sequence GTGGTCGCCGGGAACAGTCGTCGGGCGCGTGCCGCGCGGCGGCGTCAGCGCCGGGTCGCGGCCGTCGTCAACGACCTCACCGATGGGCAATGGGCGTTGATCAAGGCAGCCTGGAATGGGTGTGCATACTGCGGCGCAACCACCGGGACGATGCAGCGCGATTGTGTGATGGCGATCTCCCGCGGTGGGAGATACACGATCGACAACGTGGTGCCTGCCTGCGCAGCCTGCAACGCGAGCAAGTGCAACGACGAGGTCACCGGCTGGCTGCGCCGCAAGCGTCTCGACGAGCGCCTGTTCCTGCAGCGCTACGTGCGGATCCGGGCCGAGCTGATGCTTACCGTCACCGAAGGTGCAGCCACGGTAGCCACCGACGCCTCACGGCTACCGTGA